CTCCGGCGGCGGCGTACGCGAGGTGTCGTCTCATGTGTCTGCTTTCCCGAGAGAGCGCCCTCCGGGACGGGGGAGGGCGCGGTGTCACGGTAAAGACCTACCCACTTCGACGCCAGGTCTCACTTGGCGCCTGTGGACGACGCCGTACGGCTCAGAGCGTGACGCTCGGCTCCAGGTAGGAGACCGCGTCCTCGACGCCGCTCTCGAGGCGGGTGATGTCGACGCGCACCATGTGCTCGATGACCTGCTCGAAGGTGACGCTGGGGGTCCAGCCGAGCTGCTCGCGCGCCTTGGTGGGGTCGCCGACGAGGTCGGCGACGTCGGCGGGCCGCATCAGCGCCGGGTCCTGGCGCAGGTGCCCCTGCCCCGACCCCAGACCCGCGGCGGCGAAGGCGACCTCGACCACCTCGGCCAGCGGGCGGGAGGTGCCGGTGGCGACGATGAAGTCCTGCGGGTCGTCGAGCTGGAGCATCCGGTGCATCGCGACGGCGTAGTCGCCCGCGAAGCCCCAGTCGCGGCGTACGTCGAGGTTGCCCAGGACCACCTCGTCGCGACGCCCCAGCGCGATCTCGGCGACCGAGCGGGTGATCTTGCGCGTCACGAACTGCTCCCCGCGCAGCGGGCTCTCGTGGTTGTACAGCGTGCCGGTGGCGGTGAAGAGGCCGTAGGACTCGCGGTAGTTGACCACGAGGTGGTGCGCGAACGACTTCGAGGTCGCGTACGGCGACCGCGGGTGGTGGGGGGTGCCCTCGGTCTGGGGCTGCTGGTCGGAGGTGCCGAACATCTCCGAGCTCGACGGCTGGAAGAATCGCGGCGCCCAGCCGTGCCGGTTGCGGAAGGCCACCAGCTCCTCGAGCATCCGCAGCACCGCCAGCCCGTTGGTCTCGGCGACCACTTCGGCGTGCCCCCACGACGCACCCACCGAGGAGAAGCCGGCCAGGTTGTAGACCTCGTCGGGCCGCAGGCCCTCGAGCACCGCCGCCCAGCCCTCGTGGTCGCGCTGGTCGAGGTCGACCAGCTGCACGCCGTCGAGGTAGGCGTAGGCCCGCCCCAGCGTCAGTGGCGCCCAGCGGCTGCCGGGGCGCAGGGTGCCGACCACGTGGTAGCCGAGCGAGCGCAGGTGCCGCGCGAGGTAGACGCCGTCCTGGCCTGCGACGCCGGTGACGAGAGCGGTGCGCGGACGACCGGCGGGAGGGGTGCTCATGGTGCGACGACCCTAGCGGCGGGCCCGGGACGGCGTCCCCGATCCTGGTGACGTACGCCGCCACCTCGGCCGACCGCCGCCCTGCGGGTGTCTCCTGGGCAGATGAGCCTGCTGCACCGAGCACCCGCGCAGACCTGTCCCCAGTGCGGCCACCCGCGGCTGGGCCCGGTGCAACGGGCGCTCGAGCCGCTGGTCTGGTCGCAGCACTGCTGCCACGTGCTGGTCGACGACCCGTGGTCCTACTACGGCGACGACGAGTGCGGCTGCTCCGGGGAGCTGCACCAACCCCGGCTGCTGGCGCACTTCAGTGCCCTGACCCACCTCGGACACCTCGGGCACCTGGGCCAACTGGGCCACTTCGGGCACCAGCGCCGCGAGGGCTGAGTGGTTACGCCTCAGCCAGTCCCTCGTGCGAGGCGCGTTCGGCGAGGTCGATGACCTCGGCGTCCTCGCGCCCGGGCATCTCGGCGTACACGCGCAGGTCGTCCTCGGGCGAGGCCTGGATCCAGATCCGGGTCGCCCCGGCGTCGGAGAGCACCTGCTCGACAGGAGAGCAGCTCGTCCTGCAGTCGCAGGTCGTTGCCGGGGTGGAGCGTGAGGATGCGCCGCCCGGCCGACTCGGTCATGTCTGGGCTAACGAGAGGGGTCGGCGCTTGTTACGCCGCAGTAACTGTCTTGGCATGTGGAACGAGTGTCCATTCAGTGAGATGCGAGGGGGGAATAGATCGCCGCTGGCTCCTATTGTCTCCTACATGACCACCACTTGGCTCACGAAGCGGCGAGCAGTCGACCACTGCCGCATGCGCTCGAGCCTGTGTCGGATGACGTGACGGCGCTGCCTTTCCTCCTGCTCCTCTGAGCACGCGCAGCGCCGTGGCCGCGGCCCCTCTGGGCCGCCGTACCAGCCAGACCGGCGACGCCATCCCAGGAGAGACATGTCCAGCACGACCACCGAGCGCCCGCAGGCGCCCGTCACCACCGCCACCCGCCCCACGACGGGCACCGGCGCCCCCGCAGGCATCGACCCGCGTGGCCCGCAGTTCGCCGCCGGCGTCACCGCGCTGGTGCTCATCGCGATCCTCGGCCTCCCGCCGGTCGCGGCCCTGGTGCTGACGATCGTCCAGGCCTCGCTCTTCGCGCTCGGCGCCGCCCGCGGCGTGCAGCACACCCCGCACTCGTGGGCCTTCAAGCGGTTCATCCGGCCGCGGCTCGGCGCCCCCGACGAGCTCGAGGACCCGGCCCCGCCGCGCTTCGCGCAGAGCGTCGGGCTGGTCTTCACCCTCGTCGCGATCGCCGGGTACGTCGCCGGGCTCACCGTCCTGGCCCAGGTCGCGATCGGCTTCGCGCTGGTCGCCGCCACCCTCAACGCCGTCTTCCGCTTCTGCCTGGGCTGCGAGATGTACCTGCTCATCAAGCGCGCTACCGCCTGACCTCCGCACCGCCTCGTCCTTCCCCGCACGACCCGACCCCGGCGGCGTACGACTGCGCCTGCCAACGAAAGGCCCGACATGACCCGCGAGAACAGCCTCGTCACCACCCAGTGGGTGGAGGAGCACGCCCACGACGACAACGTCGTCCTCATCGAGGTCGACGAGGACACCACGGCCTACGACAAGGGCCACATCGCCGGCGCCATCAAGCTCGACTGGACCACCGACCTGCAGGACCAGGTGCGCCGCGACTTCGTCAACAAGCGCCAGTTCGAGGAGCTGCTCAGCGAGCGCGGCATCTCCAACGACGACACCGTGGTGCTCTACGGCGGCAACAACAACTGGTTCGCCGCCTACGCCTACTGGTACTTCACGCTCTACGGCCACGCCGACGTCAAGCTCATGGACGGTGGCCGCAAGAAGTGGGAGCTCGACTCGCGCCCGCTGACCGACGAGGTGCCCACCCGCGAGAAGACGACGTATACCGCGACCGAGCAGGACCGCTCGATCCGCGCCTTCCGCGACGACACCGTCGCCGCGATCGGCACCCAGAACCTCATCGACGTGCGCAGCCCCGACGAGTACGCCGGCCGGCTGCTCGCCCCGGCCCACCTGCCGCAGGAGCAGGCCCAGCGCGCCGGCCACGTGCCGACCAGCCTCAACGTGCCGTGGAGCAAGAACTGCAACGACGACGGCACCTTCAAGTCCGACGAGGACCTCAAGGCGCTCTACGCCGAGGTCGGCATCGACGACTCCAAGGACACCATCGCCCTGTGCCGCATCGGTGAGCGCTCGTCGCTGACCTGGTTCGTGCTCAAGGAGCTCCTCGGCCACCAGAACGTGAAGAACTACGACGGCTCCTGGACCGAGTACGGCTCCCTGGTCGGCGTCCCGATCGCGCTCGGCGACGAGCCCGGCTCGGCCGAGGGTGACGCCTGATGTGCGGCGCGACCCAGGGCGGGCTCTCGCTCGACGGCGTCGACGTGGCCAAGGAGGCCGTGGTGCAGGGCCAGGTGCTGCGCGACGGTGAGCCCGTGGCCAGCGCCTACGTGCGCCTGCTCGACCGCACCGGCGAGTTCACCGCCGAGGTCCCCACCTCCGCCACCGGGCACTTCCGGTTCTTCGCCGGCAACGGCGAGTGGACCCTGCGCACCCTGGCCCCCAAGGCCGACCCCGTCGACCGCAAGGTCGTCGCCCAGGTCGGCCAGGTCGCCGAGGTCTCGATCAGCGTCTGAGCCACCTGGCACCCTGAGCAGCAGCGAGCCCCCGTGCAGCGGCACGGGGGCTCGCTGCGTCTCCGCCGACCCGGCGCAAACTTCGCGCTGACCCGGCCCAAATCTCGCGCCCACCCGGCCTGAACATCCCGCCGACCCGGCCCGCATCTCGCGGTGGCCGCTCCCGGTCGAAACGGGCGTGTTCAATCTTGCTGCTCGTTCAGTTATCTTGAACGCGTGGACGAATTGAACGCCTTCGGCTGGTCAGGGGATGAGTTCTGGACCGCTCTGCGAGCGGCCCTGACCGAGTGGGACGTCCACCTGGAGCCTGACGAGGAGCTGCGCGAGCGGGGCCGAGGTCACGCGTTGGTCCAGGTGGCCGACCAGCACCAGCAGTACGCCGCGGTCGTCGCGACGTCGCTGGCGGTCCGCGCCGCAGCGGCTCAGACGGGGTGGAGCGGGAGCCACAGACTGGTGGTCTCCGACAAGATCTCCCCCCGGGCAGGAGAGCTGCTGCGCCGAAGCGGCATCGACTATCTCGACCTCACCGGCGCAGCCAGCCTGCGCTTCGGCTCGGTGGTGGTGGCACTCAGCGGCTCCGGACGGCCCCCGATGCGCCTGAAGCCGCCGGCCTCGACGGAGCTGCTCGTCCTCGCTGAGCCGCGGGCCACGAACTTGTTCAGTGCTGCGCGGGCACAGGTGGTGGCGGCGCTGCTCGCCTGGCCGCAGATCGTGGCGGAGCCCGTGCGCCGGATCGCCGAGCACGCCGGTGTGTCGATCGGCTTGGTCCACGACGTGCTGAGGCTCCTCGACGAGGACGGATATCTTGCTAGGTGGGGCTCGAAGGACCTGGCGGTCGCCGACGCCTCACGACTCCTGGACGCCTGGACCGCGGCCTACCGGTCCGGCCTGCGCAAGCGGCTGCACCTCGGCTCGTTCCGCAGCGAGCTGAGCAGATGGGACCCGACTCCTCAGGGGGTGCTCGTCGGGGGCGAGATGGCGGTCCAGGACCTCATCAGTGCGGCGTCCGTGACCGTTTACGCCCACCGTCTCGACACCTCCCTGCTGGCTGGCCAGCGCATGGTCCCGACACAGGAGGGAGCGAACACCGAGGTGCTGCACCGCTTCTGGTCGGTCCCTCCAGGCGTGGACGCGACTGTCATTCCATGGCCGTTGACCTACGCGGAGCTCGCGACCTCGCCTGACGCCCGAGTCCGCGAGTCGGCCGCCACCTTCCGGGGCGTTCGTGCTGGCTGAGGGTGCCGACCTGGCAAAAATGGATCTGTCGGTCGTCGCCCCTGTCATCGGGGAGCTGGTCGAGCGGGACGCCGAGATCACGCGGTTGATGGTGGTGGGGGCGCACTGCCGCAACCTGTGGGCCCAGGCGCTGGGACGCGGAGAGGGCCTGGCGGCGACTCACGACCTGGACCTCGGCATGGCGGTCGACACCATGTCGGAGTGGGCTGCAGTGGCCCGGGGCCTGCCACGCGTCTCGAAGACCCGCTCGGGGATCGCGTTCACAGTGGCCGGTCAGCAGGTCGACCTGATGCC
The Nocardioides marinisabuli genome window above contains:
- a CDS encoding sulfurtransferase, which encodes MTRENSLVTTQWVEEHAHDDNVVLIEVDEDTTAYDKGHIAGAIKLDWTTDLQDQVRRDFVNKRQFEELLSERGISNDDTVVLYGGNNNWFAAYAYWYFTLYGHADVKLMDGGRKKWELDSRPLTDEVPTREKTTYTATEQDRSIRAFRDDTVAAIGTQNLIDVRSPDEYAGRLLAPAHLPQEQAQRAGHVPTSLNVPWSKNCNDDGTFKSDEDLKALYAEVGIDDSKDTIALCRIGERSSLTWFVLKELLGHQNVKNYDGSWTEYGSLVGVPIALGDEPGSAEGDA
- a CDS encoding DUF4395 domain-containing protein, whose amino-acid sequence is MSSTTTERPQAPVTTATRPTTGTGAPAGIDPRGPQFAAGVTALVLIAILGLPPVAALVLTIVQASLFALGAARGVQHTPHSWAFKRFIRPRLGAPDELEDPAPPRFAQSVGLVFTLVAIAGYVAGLTVLAQVAIGFALVAATLNAVFRFCLGCEMYLLIKRATA
- a CDS encoding GDP-mannose 4,6-dehydratase encodes the protein MSTPPAGRPRTALVTGVAGQDGVYLARHLRSLGYHVVGTLRPGSRWAPLTLGRAYAYLDGVQLVDLDQRDHEGWAAVLEGLRPDEVYNLAGFSSVGASWGHAEVVAETNGLAVLRMLEELVAFRNRHGWAPRFFQPSSSEMFGTSDQQPQTEGTPHHPRSPYATSKSFAHHLVVNYRESYGLFTATGTLYNHESPLRGEQFVTRKITRSVAEIALGRRDEVVLGNLDVRRDWGFAGDYAVAMHRMLQLDDPQDFIVATGTSRPLAEVVEVAFAAAGLGSGQGHLRQDPALMRPADVADLVGDPTKAREQLGWTPSVTFEQVIEHMVRVDITRLESGVEDAVSYLEPSVTL
- a CDS encoding type IV toxin-antitoxin system AbiEi family antitoxin; the encoded protein is MDELNAFGWSGDEFWTALRAALTEWDVHLEPDEELRERGRGHALVQVADQHQQYAAVVATSLAVRAAAAQTGWSGSHRLVVSDKISPRAGELLRRSGIDYLDLTGAASLRFGSVVVALSGSGRPPMRLKPPASTELLVLAEPRATNLFSAARAQVVAALLAWPQIVAEPVRRIAEHAGVSIGLVHDVLRLLDEDGYLARWGSKDLAVADASRLLDAWTAAYRSGLRKRLHLGSFRSELSRWDPTPQGVLVGGEMAVQDLISAASVTVYAHRLDTSLLAGQRMVPTQEGANTEVLHRFWSVPPGVDATVIPWPLTYAELATSPDARVRESAATFRGVRAG
- a CDS encoding DUF1416 domain-containing protein is translated as MCGATQGGLSLDGVDVAKEAVVQGQVLRDGEPVASAYVRLLDRTGEFTAEVPTSATGHFRFFAGNGEWTLRTLAPKADPVDRKVVAQVGQVAEVSISV